The genomic segment ctttgattttttgtggaataaaattcatctataatcgaatctgaattgatattataataattccTCAAccgaaataaaataacaatctaatgtcaattgaaaaataaagtaattaattttttcctctctcaattcctccttccttcacttgattcttttgtagattaatattttataagttggatattgtaagtttacaaggttattctctcacatttctttctttttttccttgaatttttttcttatgtttttcccttaattttctttctttctctctcactttctgttttctttctttttctattctaGGCAGCatataaaaggaaggaagaacttatttgttttatttttttaatggaaataaccattttaccctcaatgagtttttttacttttatttgacgGTTTTTTTAGCACTACCAAACTCTcttcatcctaaaattttaaccagattttattcaataaatttgaaGGTCTCTcgtaaaatttcaactcaatttGATGatcggattgaaaattatgcctaataacgtaaaactggtcaaattgtaatatttcggtcaaatttttaaatttttccaaaacttctgaaattttaacccaagttaaaacatcatattagaaggctccaTGCAAAATTTCAGTATTTTCTGATAAACTAATCgagaattatgaatttatatagattttaattaaaaaaataactgattttatggagaaaaaatataaatattttaactattttaattaaatataaacttgtttaatattaatataaaaaaatattaataaaatcttgatataTTATGAAACTACAAAGACTATctaaaagtttgaaaatatgaCAAAACCTCGCTTTTATACTAAAAAGTCTTTATTTAGTAccatttagaaaaaacaaagccaaattaaaaagttttgaaaattagagaaacaaaaacaaaatagaaagaaattaattaattaggaaaattaacatttttcctatattgaaaataaatatatccttttttagtttaatttcttctttaattttgtaagtttttaatttaactatttcttttaaatttcaaatatggACATTTGAGCACAAAAGTGTTTTTACAATAGATTCTTAAACGTTGAgggatttattaaaattttttaaaattttgaatggttttataaatttataaacaagAGATAACATTGTAATATACCCATTTGCTTATTcctcaaaaagaaattattttgcaCTATTTATTAATTACCTGATGTGAGGCATTACCTGGAAAGATAGAGACAAGAGAGCCAACCGAAAGATTCCCATCTTTtatacaatatttgtttttcaaaaaaactaaaggtGAAAGGAAAGTCATTTAACCTTAGACACAAAAAGCTATTCATCGTGTTAGTATAATTACTAAATTGTTCATTTAAACTTTGAATTAGGTATTAGggttatgatgatttttttttttattatgatacaattattttttataaattatatgagattggattgattattttatttttatttatacaattaaattactaatttaatcttataataaaataatctaatgtttacttttagagatatttttgtacttttaaactttttagaatagtataattactttgatgttcttaaagaaaactaataaaattctcACCCAAgaattttttgtcattttatattagttttattataaatttcaaggGTATTCAGGGAGAGAcaagcttttgttttttgttatattaaagaaatttaatatgaagctcattaataaaaattttgaaactaaaatatctctaaataaaaaaaactcaattcagaaattatcaaatataaaaataagatgaaaatagGGTATACGGGTTGATCGGGTTTTAAAATTCTGATCTGTCACCTGacttttgatatttattttttagattttttatccattattatatgtaatatttatattatccgATTTTGATAGATTAagtctaataaaataatacaaatattatacatgaactattttttttatatgaaaaaaagattCCCAGAAAACACTCAATTTCCTTCGTTTGGCTTGATTGCAGGACAAGTAACACAAAAATTGATTCCCACAAAGAATACCAAATCCTCGACCCTTTCTATTTTCTCCCAAACCATCTAAGAAAAAGTCATTCTAAGAATCTCCATACGAACAACTTCACCATAATTCATTCACGCAGCCATTATTTCAGTCCCATAAATTTGACCAGAAAACTCTACaaaatgtaatattaaataCATTGCATGTGGCATCCCCCTTGGATGTGTCACATGTAGTGATCTCATGACAAAATTTCTATCCTCCTTGATTTCAACATTCACTAACCATCTTCTCCCTACGGTATGCATATACTCATTAATTTGCCCATCGCAGTAAATGGCGTGAAAAAGTAAGGACTCGGACTGATTCTCCTCATCCCACTATCCATTTTCTTCTAGACGTACACCTTCCCAACTCATCTCTGTAGTCCAACTTGGTCCATTGTTCATCTCCGAGCTTGCAGAAGATAATTATAGGAAGTTCGCGTGTAAATAACATGATGGTGTGGGTGGTTTCATGACTTGGAGGTGCTGACAAAATGCAATGTCCAATTCTTTCATCGACTTCTATTAATTAATGTGGTAGCTCTACCTTCTCTAGTGCTATAGGATTCCAAAGAAAAAGATGGTATTCAAAATGGGACACAACACACCAGCTACGATATGAAGCCAAAACATAGTTGGTGCGCAACTCCGGGATTATCCCATGGCAAATCTTAGTTGGGTTTAACCTTAGTTATTAGCAAAGCCGAAGTCAATGAAGGTGTTagtataagaaaatttaaacctCGGGCTTGAGAATGAAGTTatctgataaaaaaaccaacttgCCATATAAGTATTGCATTGGAggatatatatatcatatgaagaagattttctaCAACTTGCAAGGTTTGCTCTCTATAGCTATTGCCATGAGAATAAGCAAGCCAGGGATAAGGTTCGGGCATAGGAAACCATTGATGTTCGAGACTCCTTGCAGCATTTTTTTCCATCTTGAAATTGTTCTCAATTGGGCTTTTATTGTGAGggaaaactcaatttttttccttctatgaGATTCCTGATTATTGCATTTTGCAGTAGCAATTTGGCTTTTACTTATAGGATTGCAAATTTTTCTCGCAATTATTTTCACTATCATAAGAATATTTTGTTATGAACATATAAGGAATCAACGTTAATACCCACATTAATTTTGATGCTGAATTATTGAAAGGAAAATCcgaaattaattaaaccacgaACCTATTTAATGGAATATATTTGTAGCATCAAATATGTTTCCATAAATTCACACTTCATTAAGCTATTCATgaacatataatattataatactctatttaaaataaaaactagagtaaaaagaaaaatcggAATTTTAGGTTCAAATCTAttgtttttcagaaaaaaaattatttccttttagTGGAGAAGAAAAGGTGCcaactttctttccttttttctttatggATGACACGTGGTTGAAACAGAGAGTGAGAGAAAAATGTTCTCTTTAATTAGGTTTTGTCTTCTTATTCAATggagttttaattttgatatttatttcaatcaacTTTATGCCatcataaatattaattgtGACCAGATCTTAGTTTTGTTAAATTGGATGTGGATGACAGCTCAATGCGAAATCTTGTTTAAATAGGTTTTGGGGGCTTGTTAGGGATTGTGATGGAAATTAGGTGGttgaatttgttgttttttttattttggggtctcatataaatataaaaaaaattagaaaagagaaaaaaaccaaaaaattgaaatacaaaaaaattgaaaattttgaaaaaataaaaaaatatattagtgaaGAGAATATGAAGAACACTCATAAATTTACTAAAGATAGGTTGGAAAGGATTAcactatataaaattagaaaaattaacaaTCCAATTTTGACTAACAAGGACcctaattataaaagaaaatttaatttgggaAGAAAATTCAGAATTGAATGTTTATGAATTCAATTGGAATTTGTTAGGGTTTAATTGCAATAGATAGATTTTTGAGTTTAGTTTGGACTTTAATTGGAATAAATTGAAGTTTAggggttaaattataattttaaaaaggtaatttgatcaaattagatgcttaattgtataaatattgaagtttcaTAAGCAATtaaagacttgattgaaaaaattcaaaactaaaaatcaaattgaaaaagatatgaGACTTCAAGGACTGAAATAAAAGCATAAAGAGGCAACAATTATTAGTGAACTTTGAAGATATAAACTTCCCCTAACCTAGAAGGTGATATCCATGAGGTATACCTTTAACTCTCCCTTGcatgttaatgatgtttttttttttaacttgttttagtgttataatgtttttaatttttattttgattaatgcatgaaaatattggttttttcttgtttaatattGCTTTAAGTTGTTTGTTAATTTTGCTAAATGTTTGGatgattgtttatatatatatagatttgaaATCTACCAAATAAGACAGTAGGGTTGTTGATTTTTTGTTGGGTTGCTAATGCATGTTCTAGGCCCCTGAGTTTTGGCCAAGTCCTTTGGAATGTTAAAATACTAGTTTTGAACACTACATTATTGAATatgtttgttgttttaatttggtAGTTATAGGAATTGGGATATTAGACAAGATTATGATGATTTAATATTGTTTGTTATGCATGCTAGTTCAATCATATGTAGCaatgataacatttttttataaaccaaaAAAGCTTGGTTTCGGGGATTGGAATGCATATTCTGGGTTCGACAGTAGTTAAGGtgtttttgggtatttttgagttttttgttaTTCGTGTTCTTGAGAAGAACATTACCTTGACTCCATGATTTGGACTACTTTTGGTTCAATTCTTCGCACCAACAACTTCTTCAAGTTTGATTAACTAATAATGTAAGTTTAATTCGTAcgaagaaatgttttttttctgagtTTTAATTCcagggttttgtttttgtacctaaacttattttgatcaaatcatgaTTATTGGTTGATAATTGTTGATGTTTGATGCTTGATTATTGTTCAGTGATTGATTTCCAACATACTTATGCCTCTGATTTTGTTGTATGTACTAGGAGGGTTTGAGAGTCATGTGGTCGGGTTTGCTTTGaatgttcttcatgtttttgAGCTTTctgtatttgatttgttttggtcaaaatcttttgtgtttttatgtttttgttttttgcaagtttgatctgttttaaattttgatctaaacttggttttttttttcttgtgtcaaaccaatattttttgttcggtttatGGTCAAACTAAAGATTCTGAGTCAACCAAATCGGGTCAAATTCAAGTCATTTAGGTTAGGCTTAGTTTGgttatcaactttttttataaaagatttttGGTTTAAGGGTGTTTTTGGCAAACATGCCTTTAGATCTATTTTGATagttatatttaaagaaaaatgagattttactaaacaaagccttaaaaaaataataaacaaatttataagaatattgtcaaaaaattaaaagttttttttttcatatggtcAAGAATTCTAGAAAATATTTGAGCATGTCTCTTATATtaagaaaagaatttaaaaacatttttgcatatttaaaaatataaaaagtattgcTTGGATTTTACATCCaatttgtaaaactccaaaggattttggcctatatttcaaacatattaaaaacttatttttggcaagaaaatatattattcacttttaatataagaataaaaaaacctacaaaagagttaatatcaaaaatattattagggattataatttattattatccactttaatataaggattaaaaaaatctgtatgaaattaatatctaaaatattattgggaataatacAACGCATTCActtctaataaagaaaaaaattacaaagagttttatttgaaatattatttggaatgacACGATACAAAAAATTCCAAGTTTGTCCTGAAAAAAACTTCAATGATAATTGAGTATATTTCAACCTATATCCCATAATACAAGAGTCATAGACATccgaaatacaaaaaaaaaaaagaaaaaacaaagagaaaaaaataaaaatcatttaatctCTTCGAATTTCTATCTTTGGTTAATTTGTAGTGCATAAGCTATGAATAAACCTGTTTTCTTTAGACATCCTTCATATCAAGTTCTTAACTTGAAAAATTAGGATTTGTTTATCGTAGCGATTCTTCATAGATACACTAATGGAAATAGAAATATCATAAGGCCATAAGAaccacatacaaaaaaaaaaaaaacaatacaatttattttagttaaggtatattaaaagttttaatactcaaaaaaataaatatagaatgcAAGAGAATTATATGTTTGgacaaaaagaataataaacaaTGAGAttgtatataattataaataaaaggtagattacattttaaaaatattttttaattgaaatatattgaaatgatttttaaaatgatatttttttaaattttgatatcattacattaaaattataaaaaataatattttaaaaattaatttaaaaatttattttaaataaataaataatttaaaaatttattttaaataaataaataatttaaaaattaggtcAAACCATGAAACAAACCCTGACTTAAAAGCTAACCGGTCTTTAATTGAAAAAGGTACAAAGTAGACGGCAGCCAACCGTGAACCAACGCAACTAAACTAAGGGGATAGGTTTCCAAATTTCCTAccaaaaaatctcaattttcaaAGCATACGCACATTAGATATTTAGATACCTCGTTTCCTCTCTAACTTTTCTGTTTCACTTTCTAAACTAGCCCTCAcaaacatgaaatcaatccccatATAAAATGATCATTTCTTCGTGCAGCAGTTTATAGAGAAGCCATCTTCCCCGCACAAACCTTCTTTGCCTCCAGAGAGATCATATACAGTAATTTCAAATTACCAATCAATATCATATATAGTCCAAAACAGCAAAACACTATAGCCCAGATCACAAAATATGAAATCCAGCCAGGAAGTtgcttattattttatcttgtctCTTCTTGCAGCATCTGTTGTCATTCTTTGTTTGGTCCTGACAATCTTTTGTAGAAAGATCAAACCGATAGAATCTGAAGAAAGTCTTCCAGCCGCCAAGATTTCTGCACAGGGGTATCCATTAACAGATATTGATGAAGCTACTGAAGGGTTCAATCATCGAAGAATTATCGGCACCGGTCGTTTAGGCACTGTGTATGCAGCTGTATTGCCAAGCGATCAAAAGCCGGTTGCTGTTAAGAGAATACACCCTTCTCTTGTTCTGAGTAATGCTGGTTTTGGGTTCACTTCGATACTGAAAACACTCTCTTCGGCTCGGCATCCTAACATAGTGCCTATACTAGGATTCTCTCAGGCTCCTGGTGAGAGAATCATTGTAATGGAATTTGTTAGTGCGGTGAGTCTGGATTATTATTTGCATGAGAATTCTGATGGGGCGTCATCATTATTGGACTGGAGCCGGCGTTTGAGTATCGCAGCCGGGGCGGCTAGAGGACTCGAATACTTGCACGGGATGGCACCGAATATTGTTCATGGATGTTTCAAGGCATCAAATGTTCTACTAGATGACAAGTTGTGTGCTAGGGTTAGTGATTATGGGCTATCTTCATTGGCACCTTATGAAAAGAGGGGGCTTGCGGGGTATGTGGACGATGAGCATTGGAGGAATGGAAGGGGGGAGGCTTGCAAGGAAGGTGATGTTTATGGGTTTGGTGTGGTTTTGTTGGAGCTGTTGAGTGGAAGGAGAGCCGAGGAAGGGTTACTTGTTAGATGGGCATTGCCTTTGATTAAACAAATGAGGTTTAGTGAGCTTTTGGATCTTAGACTTGTAATGCCTTCTGATATGAGGCCAATTATCAGATTGGCCAAGGTTGCTTCAGCTTGTGTTAGCAATTCCAGGAAGAGTAGGCCTACTATCGTCCAAGTAGCTACTATTTTAAACAACTTGGAGATTGAGGTATGTGCTTGATTGCCATGGCGTCTTACGAAGAAAAAGTCAATTTTTGAAGGGGCACCAAGTTTGACTTTtgtcaagtattttttttctgcaGATGTATATACAATTCAATTAtgtatttatcaaataaaacctAACTGTTGTATTGAGTGCATTTCTCTTTGGACGGTCGTGCGTTGCTACATTTCTCTTTCAACACTAACCGACTTTGAACAATTTTAGAGACTTTTCTTAAATGTAATAAATTCATTAGCAATTTCGAATAAATGCAACCTCCACCCTTTGAGCCAACTAATACGGTCTAGAAAGATTTGCTATCTCTAGGACTAGGAGATGACGATGAGAACTTTGTTCAGGGCAAGAGGAAGAAACTTccttctataaaaatatattaaaataatattatttttaatataaatatattaaaacgattcaaaaatatatataattttatctagttttatttaaaatataatatcaaacaagCTTCatcttaatttgttaattttgtcATTGAATGGAGATCGATTTGGTAATCACCCGTGAAAAGGGActcgttttcttttcttggaatttttcttttctttccctgcAATGAAGATATCCTTCGATTATCTTTAGAAATCTAAACCAAtatcttgaaattaaattatgaaaaccCTTTAAGCAAGGATACGTTACCTTCTTCTATTGGATAATCGTTGACAAGTGACAGCTCGTTGCCGCCgaatgtttttgttattaacatataataataataataataaaaaagagagagatgtaGAATACTAGCAAACTATTGAGATGATCGGTTGAcatgaaattatattatgataaattatattgatatatgACAAATAATTTCatgtagattttttaatttattgttttttttaacaagggAGGTCCACATCACTTACAAGATATGCTTGTGTGTATATGGAATGTTGTTCTCCTCTTattgtttcaattttcaaagCAAAGAAACGACCACTTTCATGATTCTTTGGCCTGTAAAAAAGGACTTGAAGTTCAAGACTGTAGTATGGAATATTgtgctaattttattttcaatcatggaagcaaagaaataaagattttatgatCATCTGACTTAGTGAAAAAAGGAACAACTTGGGTTTTATGATTAGCTGACTTTTTGATATTCAGATTCagacattgaaaatatatttctattgtaaaaaaaatattgtaatcgATTTTGGCAATAAAGTAGAATTtgaatgatattaaataaaataatatctaaaataaaattcttaattaaattaagtattcaataatataatatattttaaattaattaaattttaataattaaattttaattaaataaaaacccagaaaaaacaaagtaaaatataGACAAGATGAGAGGCTTGGAAGGCACAAAACACCTGACCCATGGAAAATTAGCCTTGGCCCATGCAACgaggtttttctttcttttttttttttaaaaaaaattggacaaATGCATTGTTCGTccaatttatgttttgaaaataagcATATAACATGTTATCTGTAAATTTAGTTTTCTGATCAATATCAAAGAGACAGCGAAAAAATAGGACAGgggtttttgaacaaaaaaaaaattaaaatttaaacatttttcatataaaaacacctaaaaaatcacttttgtaACATCAATGAACTAATTCCTGAACTCAAAAAATCagttcaaaaaatacaaaattaaattaaaaacaaaatatctctCAACCCTAATTTACTGTTTTAGCaatatataagataaaaaataactcaatgaTACTTTTCTTGTTAAGAGTAACACtttaacattaaaattgattttttttgtcatcaaaATTTGGCCAatgaacattttcttttttctccgtTGTTTTTTATTACTCTATCTCCTCGCTGAAACTTAGAGAcggatttataaataaaacaaaatttttaactaaaatatataattttcaattcaaagaaaccaaaattttatttttaactatttttgttttgagatggtGAACCATGATTTCATCACCACAATaaagtattttataatttaatgtaatgttattaaaatgaaattttgttttatttatagctatattctaatttttctttttgtgggtTGATTGTTAGTCGGCTGCCAGTGTTGCTAATTAATGTCAGCTCTTAATCAGAAGACCCAATCTGGAGGAGATCAAGTCCTAACGTAgccttgtttgtttgttatatcacttttattttattttatgttgataataaataatttttagataataaatattcaaaatggaTATTTAAAacccaataaattaaatataaatatctaatttatttacctagaatttaaatatttgttctAGATATGCACATAATGACATAATACATGTACTCATTATCATTCCCTGGTGGATCACACTAAACCTGGGCCCATGATATGCGTGTGGGTTCACATTTTTAAGGGAAGAGAGGCCGCGGGTGTGGGTCTTCTTCATTAATGGCTGCCCTACTTTTAGTTTATAGCTGGGTTAGTTCATCAATTTTTTCGAAGgaatttgttaatttaaatataaatatatattaaacatttactaaataaatataaattttttttaaaagaatataaattttaatgaatgctttgaagattttggaaggaaatagctaattttagaaatatcaaaaattaattacagtTTAGTTAATCACGCATTAAAAGGAACCTTTATAGGCAGGAATTAagatagaaaattaattttaaaaattgtcgAGCCGAATCTTTATagtaacttttatttattatctttatttctgATTTTATGCATTGAAAATTAATTCTCTAATGATCAAATATTAAGTAtgtaatcattaattaattttttttaaaatatttaattgcagTGATATCTTCTTAAATTTAAACCCtttataacaataaaatgaaCCACCTCATTTATCAATTAGATAAAGCCTCcaaatattattgtttattaCATTATTCTGCCTTGAGTTTTTAGTTTCCTATGCATaaactaatttataaatttgatttcttttttaatttttaaccgtGATTTTAAATACAAGAACATAGCTATATAACATTTGAACATGTTGCTTCAAAAGCAGAAGCAACCACGTAAATAAACAGCCttaataaatgtgtttttttttggtggtaTAAACCATGTTttacaagtttttgattttttttgcttgaaattaattttttttatatttttagatcgttttggtATActgata from the Populus nigra chromosome 9, ddPopNigr1.1, whole genome shotgun sequence genome contains:
- the LOC133703322 gene encoding serine/threonine-protein kinase-like protein ACR4 yields the protein MKSSQEVAYYFILSLLAASVVILCLVLTIFCRKIKPIESEESLPAAKISAQGYPLTDIDEATEGFNHRRIIGTGRLGTVYAAVLPSDQKPVAVKRIHPSLVLSNAGFGFTSILKTLSSARHPNIVPILGFSQAPGERIIVMEFVSAVSLDYYLHENSDGASSLLDWSRRLSIAAGAARGLEYLHGMAPNIVHGCFKASNVLLDDKLCARVSDYGLSSLAPYEKRGLAGYVDDEHWRNGRGEACKEGDVYGFGVVLLELLSGRRAEEGLLVRWALPLIKQMRFSELLDLRLVMPSDMRPIIRLAKVASACVSNSRKSRPTIVQVATILNNLEIEVCA